One genomic window of Salvia miltiorrhiza cultivar Shanhuang (shh) chromosome 4, IMPLAD_Smil_shh, whole genome shotgun sequence includes the following:
- the LOC131020260 gene encoding DNA mismatch repair protein MSH2 translates to MADNFEDHNKLPELKLDAKQAQGFLSFFKKLHTDPRAIRFFDRKDYYTTHGENATFIAKTYYHTTTAVRQLGSGSDAISSVSVSKNMFETVARDLLLERTDHTLELYEGNGANWRLVKSGSPGNLGSFEEILFANNEMQDSPAIVAVISNLRESGCTVGLGYVDLTKRVLGLAEFPDDSHYTNLESTLVALGCKECLLPADIAKSSEFKSLTDALSRCGVMVMERKKGEFKGRDLVQDLGRLVKGSIDPVRDLLAAFEFAPGALGCIMSYADLLADETNYGNYKIQRYDLDSYMRLDSAAMRALNVMESKSDANKNFSLFGLLNRTCTAGMGKRLLHMWLKQPLLDVDEINFRLNLVQAFVEDAALRQDLRQHLKRISDIERLTRSLEKKKASLVHVVKLYQSSIRLPFIKNALEQYNGQFASLIKERYLDPLDKWTDDQHLNKFIGLVEASVDLDQLENGEYMISSGYDSQLLTLKNEQESLEHQIHDLHITAANDLDLALDKALKLEKGTQYGYAFRITKKEEPKVRKKLNVHFIVLETRKDGVKFTNTKLKKLSDQYQKVVDEYKTCQRELVARVVQTAASFSEVSILCNLDGLAWSLSEMDVLLSFADLAAVSPTAYTRPIITPSDEGDIILEGSRHPCVEAQDWVNFIPNDCKLVRGKSWFQIITGPNMGGKSTFIRQVGVNILMAQVGSFVPCDNASISIRDCIFARVGAGDCQLRGVSTFMQEMLETASILKGATERSLIIIDELGRGTSTYDGFGLAWAICEHIVEVIQAPTLFATHFHELTALAPESTSNEQSSKKLPGISNYHVSAHIDSSSRKLTMLYKVEAGACDQSFGIHVAEFANFPESVVALARAKASELEDFSPAAILPSDPKEVGSKRKRVEDSDDVTKGSERARQFLKDFSELPLDKMELEQALQQVSKLKEGLEKDAVNSCWLQQFL, encoded by the exons ATGGCCGACAATTTTGAGGACCACAACAAGCTTCCCGAACTCAAACTCG ATGCCAAACAAGCTCAAGGGTTTCTCTCATTCTTCAAAAAGCTACACACT GACCCACGAGCCATTCGATTCTTCGATCGCAAG GACTACTATACTACGCATGGCGAGAATGCAACCTTCATTGCCAAGACCTATTACCACACTACAACTGCTGTGCGCCAACTAGGAAGTGGCTCGGATGCCATTTCTAGTGTTAGCGTAAGCAAGAATATGTTTGAGACCGTGGCCCGAGACCTTCTTCTGGAGAGGACTGATCACACTCTTGAACTGTATGAGGGCAACGGAGCAAATTGGAGACTTGTGAAAAGTGGAAGCCCTGGAAATTTAGGCAGTTTCGAAGAGATTCTGTTTGCCAATAATGAAATGCAGGACTCTCCAGCAATTGTGGCTGTCATTTCAAATTTACGTGAAAGTGGATGTACTGTAGGGTTGGGCTATGTTGATCTTACTAAAAGAGTACTTGGATTGGCTGAGTTCCCTGATGATAGCCACTATACAAATTTGGAGTCAACTCTTGTTGCTCTTGGCTGTAAAGAATGCCTTTTGCCTGCAGACATTGCAAAATctagtgaatttaaatcattAACTGATGCATTGTCCAGGTGTGGTGTAATGgtgatggaaagaaaaaaaggtgAGTTTAAAGGGAGGGATTTGGTACAAGATCTTGGTAGGCTTGTGAAAGGCTCCATAGATCCAGTAAGAGATCTGCTTGCTGCATTTGAATTTGCACCTGGTGCTCTTGGGTGTATAATGTCTTATGCAGATCTACTTGCAGATGAGACCAATTATGGTAACTACAAGATCCAAAGGTACGATCTTGATAGTTACATGAGATTAGATTCCGCTGCAATGAGGGCACTAAATGTCATGGAGAGCAAATCTGATGCTAACAAAAACTTTAGCTTATTTGGTCTTTTGAATAGAACCTGTACTGCAGGAATGGGCAAGCGCCTGCTGCACATGTGGCTGAAACAGCCCTTATTAGATGTAGATGAGATAAACTTTAGGCTTAATTTGGTACAAGCTTTTGTGGAGGATGCTGCCCTACGCCAAGATCTGAGGCAGCACTTGAAACGGATTTCAGATATAGAGCGACTTACGCGCTCCCTTGAGAAGAAAAAAGCTAGTCTAGTTCATGTTGTTAAGCTTTATCAG TCTAGCATCAGACTTCCATTCATTAAAAATGCACTGGAACAGTACAATGGCCAATTTGCTTCATTGATTAAGGAAAGGTACTTGGATCCTCTTGACAAATGGACCGATGATCAGCATTTGAACAAATTCATTGGTCTTGTGGAAGCTTCCGTCGACCTTGATCAACTTGAAAATGGAGAATACATGATTTCATCAGGGTATGATTCACAGTTATTGACTTTGAAAAACGAGCAAGAATCACTGGAACATCAGATACATGATTTGCACATAACAGCCGCTAATGATCTTGATCTGGCTCTTGATAAAGCTTTGAAATTAGAGAAAGGGACACAATATGGATATGCTTTTAGGATTACCAAAAAGGAGGAGCCAAAAGTAAGGAAAAAGCTCAATGTGcactttattgttcttgaaaCTCGCAAGGATGGGGTGAAGTTCACAAACACAAAGCTAAAGAAACTAAGTGACCAATATCAGAAGGTGGTTGACGAATATAAAACTTGCCAGAGAGAATTGGTTGCACGAGTAGTCCAAACTGCTGCAAGTTTTTCAGAGGTATCTATTTTGTGTAACTTGGAT GGATTAGCTTGGTCGCTCTCTGAAATGGATGTTTTACTTAGTTTTGCCGATTTGGCTGCCGTCTCCCCCACCGCTTACACTCGACCGATCATCACTCCATCA GATGAGGGAGATATTATTTTAGAAGGGAGTCGGCATCCTTGTGTTGAAGCTCAAGACTGGGTGAACTTTATCCCAAATGATTGTAAACTT GTGAGGGGGAAAAGCTGGTTCCAGATTATCACAGGACCTAATATGGGTGGAAAATCAACATTCATACGACAG gttGGTGTGAATATTCTAATGGCACAAGTTGGTTCTTTCGTCCCATGTGACAATGCTAGCATTTCTATACGCGACTGCATTTTTGCTCGTGTGGGTGCTGGTGACTGCCAG CTACGTGGGGTTTCAACTTTCATGCAAGAAATGCTAGAGACGGCATCAATCTTGAAAGGAGCAACTGAGAGGTCGTTAATCATCATTGATGAGCTAGGTCGTGGCACATCAACATATGATGGATTTG GCCTAGCTTGGGCAATTTGTGAGCATATAGTTGAAGTGATACAAGCACCTACGCTATTTGCAACTCACTTCCATGAGCTAACTGCCTTAGCTCCTGAAAGTACTAGCAACGAGCAATCTTCCAAGAAACTTCCAGGAATATCTAATTATCATGTGAGCGCACACATTGACTCGTCAAGTCGCAAACTTACGATGCTTTATAAG GTTGAAGCAGGAGCCTGTGATCAAAGTTTTGGCATACATGTTGCAGAATTCGCCAACTTTCCAGAAAGCGTTGTTGCCCTTGCCCGAGCTAAGGCTTCTGAATTAGAAGATTTTTCACCAGCAGCAATTTTACCTTCTGATCCCAAAGAG GTTGGATCCAAACGGAAGCGAGTAGAGGACTCTGATGATGTTACTAAGGGCTCTGAACGGGCTCGCCAGTTCTTGAAGGACTTCTCCGAGTTACCACTAGACAAGATGGAGTTGGAACAAGCACTACAACAAGTTAGCAAATTGAAAGAAGGCCTAGAAAAGGATGCAGTTAACAGCTGCTGGCTCCAGCAGTTCCTCTAG